One segment of Nocardioides sp. QY071 DNA contains the following:
- a CDS encoding YlxR family protein gives MAHRPNSPVRPDAVPIPGPVRTCIGCRARATKSELLRVTAGSGPDGQPAVVPDPGGTAPGRGAHLHPTTGCYDLAVRRKAFSRVLRIAPGAGGHSSVPVGEYVAQAAAARTDPTDRDWSNSS, from the coding sequence GTGGCACACCGACCGAATTCCCCTGTACGCCCTGACGCCGTCCCGATCCCGGGGCCCGTCCGGACCTGCATCGGCTGCCGGGCACGCGCCACCAAGAGCGAGTTGTTGCGGGTGACCGCCGGCTCGGGACCCGACGGCCAGCCGGCCGTCGTCCCGGATCCTGGTGGCACCGCGCCGGGCCGTGGAGCGCACCTGCACCCCACGACCGGCTGCTACGACCTCGCGGTACGGCGGAAGGCCTTCTCCCGTGTGCTCCGGATCGCTCCGGGCGCGGGTGGGCACTCCAGCGTGCCGGTGGGGGAGTACGTCGCCCAGGCGGCCGCAGCTCGGACCGATCCGACCGACAGAGACTGGAGCAACAGCTCATGA
- the nusA gene encoding transcription termination factor NusA, giving the protein MDIDLSILRTLEREKEIKFDVLVEAIEQALLTAYHKTEGSVSQARVELNRKTGHVTVLAAELDAEGNKVGEYDDTPDGFGRIAATTAKQIMLQRLRDAEDEIKFGEFSGKEGDIISGVIQQGRNPDDVLVDLGRIEAHLPASERVPGEDYRHGTRIKCLVVSVRKGMRGPQVTLSRSHPSLVKKLFALEVPEIADGTVEIAAIAREAGHRTKIAVKSTVSGVNAKGACIGPMGQRVRNVMAELGGEKIDIVDWSDDPARLVANALSPAQVQSVTVVDAAARSARVVVPDFQLSLAIGKEGQNARLAARLTGWRIDIHSDEEAGAAG; this is encoded by the coding sequence ATGGACATCGACCTCAGCATCCTCCGGACGCTGGAGCGCGAGAAGGAGATCAAGTTCGACGTCCTCGTCGAGGCGATCGAGCAGGCGCTGCTCACGGCGTACCACAAGACCGAGGGCTCGGTCTCGCAGGCGCGGGTCGAGCTCAACCGCAAGACCGGGCACGTCACGGTGCTGGCCGCCGAGCTCGACGCCGAGGGCAACAAGGTCGGCGAGTACGACGACACCCCGGACGGCTTCGGCCGCATCGCCGCGACGACCGCGAAGCAGATCATGCTGCAGCGGCTGCGCGACGCCGAGGACGAGATCAAGTTCGGTGAGTTCTCCGGCAAGGAGGGCGACATCATCTCCGGCGTCATCCAGCAGGGCCGCAACCCCGACGACGTGCTCGTCGACCTCGGCCGGATCGAGGCCCACCTGCCCGCCAGCGAGCGCGTCCCCGGCGAGGACTACCGCCACGGCACCCGGATCAAGTGCCTGGTGGTCTCCGTCCGCAAGGGCATGCGCGGCCCGCAGGTCACCCTGTCCCGTTCCCACCCGAGCCTGGTCAAGAAGCTGTTCGCACTCGAGGTCCCCGAGATCGCCGACGGCACCGTCGAGATCGCCGCCATCGCCCGCGAGGCCGGCCACCGCACCAAGATCGCGGTGAAGTCGACCGTCTCGGGCGTCAACGCCAAGGGTGCCTGCATCGGCCCGATGGGCCAGCGGGTGCGCAACGTGATGGCCGAGCTCGGCGGCGAGAAGATCGACATCGTCGACTGGTCCGACGACCCGGCCCGGCTCGTGGCCAACGCCCTGTCCCCGGCCCAGGTGCAGTCGGTGACCGTGGTCGACGCGGCCGCCCGCTCGGCCCGCGTCGTCGTCCCCGACTTCCAGCTGTCGCTGGCCATCGGCAAGGAGGGCCAGAACGCCCGCCTCGCCGCTCGCCTGACCGGCTGGCGCATCGACATCCACTCGGATGAGGAGGCCGGCGCAGCCGGCTGA
- the rimP gene encoding ribosome maturation factor RimP, with amino-acid sequence MGTHSAQGATAERIEHVLVAPLAELGLDLEAVELTPAGKRRVLRIAVDTDGGLTLDDVASATKVIDRVLEDDGPDGGAKALGELPYTLEVTSRGVDRPLTLPRHWRRNEGRLVKVSLADDATVTGRIGTSDDEGVDLAVDGGERRVAYSEVRKALVQIEFNRKDMKNDTNDENDKDAD; translated from the coding sequence ATGGGTACTCATTCCGCTCAGGGAGCGACAGCAGAGCGGATCGAGCACGTCCTCGTCGCTCCGCTCGCCGAGCTGGGCCTCGACCTCGAGGCCGTGGAGCTCACCCCCGCCGGGAAGCGTCGCGTGCTGCGGATCGCCGTCGACACCGACGGCGGGCTCACCCTCGACGACGTCGCGTCGGCGACCAAGGTGATCGACCGGGTCCTGGAGGACGACGGCCCCGACGGGGGAGCCAAGGCCCTCGGCGAGCTGCCGTACACGCTGGAGGTCACCTCCCGCGGCGTGGACCGGCCGCTCACCCTGCCGCGCCACTGGCGCCGCAACGAGGGGCGCCTGGTGAAGGTGTCGCTCGCCGACGACGCCACCGTGACCGGCCGGATCGGCACCAGCGACGACGAGGGCGTCGATCTCGCCGTCGACGGCGGCGAGCGCCGGGTCGCCTACAGCGAGGTGCGCAAGGCTTTGGTGCAGATCGAGTTCAACCGCAAAGACATGAAGAACGACACGAACGACGAGAACGACAAGGACGCCGACTGA
- a CDS encoding ferritin-like domain-containing protein: protein MPAGPRPVPRRLVLLGGIGATTLVLTGCDAIDDVLGSGDDPGVSGAVTPTAPAADADSTLVETVLAAISTTGALAAATADALPGLKVAARLARVHDAHAAELGGSVTATASEVAADRPAARAALVTAETALRDRLVGAAREAHSGGLAQVLASMAAALAQVLVGPASRPPATLPAAAGDPPPAVEALQTTLAAEHAAVFVYGVLGGQTSQSGSAALYAALTSAYTTHRTRRDDLMARLRAAGAEPVAAEPGYGLPADLGTPAAVTDRARALEESATQTYAYLVASTTGEARAWAVDALVDAAVRSTAFGGRPDRLPGL from the coding sequence GTGCCTGCAGGTCCCCGCCCCGTCCCCCGACGGCTCGTCCTCCTCGGCGGGATCGGCGCAACGACGCTGGTGCTGACCGGATGCGACGCGATCGACGACGTCCTCGGCTCGGGCGACGACCCGGGCGTGTCGGGCGCGGTGACGCCCACGGCGCCCGCGGCCGACGCCGACAGCACCCTCGTCGAGACCGTCCTGGCCGCCATCTCGACCACCGGCGCGCTGGCCGCGGCGACCGCGGACGCACTGCCCGGCCTCAAGGTCGCCGCCCGCCTCGCCCGGGTCCACGACGCCCACGCCGCCGAGCTCGGCGGCTCTGTCACCGCGACCGCATCGGAGGTCGCCGCGGACCGCCCGGCGGCACGCGCCGCCCTGGTCACCGCCGAGACCGCGCTGCGCGACCGGCTCGTCGGCGCTGCCCGCGAGGCGCACAGCGGCGGTCTCGCCCAGGTTCTGGCCTCGATGGCCGCCGCCCTCGCCCAGGTCCTCGTCGGCCCCGCCAGCCGGCCCCCCGCCACGCTGCCCGCCGCGGCCGGCGACCCCCCGCCCGCCGTCGAGGCCCTGCAGACCACGCTCGCCGCCGAGCACGCCGCCGTCTTCGTGTACGGCGTCCTCGGCGGCCAGACCTCGCAGTCCGGCTCCGCCGCGCTGTACGCCGCCCTCACCTCGGCGTACACGACCCACCGGACGCGCCGCGACGACCTGATGGCCCGGCTGCGGGCCGCCGGCGCCGAGCCGGTCGCCGCCGAGCCGGGCTACGGCCTGCCGGCGGACCTCGGCACGCCCGCGGCGGTCACCGACCGTGCCCGCGCGCTCGAGGAGTCAGCGACGCAGACCTACGCCTACCTCGTCGCCAGCACGACCGGCGAGGCACGCGCCTGGGCTGTCGACGCGCTCGTCGACGCCGCGGTGCGCAGCACCGCCTTCGGTGGCCGGCCGGACCGGCTGCCCGGCCTCTGA
- a CDS encoding HAD family hydrolase, producing the protein MAVDAVIFDWGGTLTAWHDIDFHAESLALAQAVRTTPDTSDDHHAHAVRLHEAGSVVWGRSRDHQRSATIGDLFDAAGLDHDPDLLDAYYAFWEPHTLTDPEVGPLWRWLRSEGIKVGVLSNTIWPRAWHRGYFERDGVLDLLDGDVYTSEVPWTKPSPEAFRAAMDAVGVTDPAACVYVGDRLFDDVWGAQNAGMRAVHVPHSTIPADQVGHTEGEPDAVAHRLSELPGLLAPWR; encoded by the coding sequence GTGGCGGTCGACGCGGTCATCTTCGACTGGGGCGGCACGCTGACCGCCTGGCACGACATCGACTTCCACGCGGAGTCGCTCGCCCTCGCGCAGGCCGTGCGAACAACGCCGGACACGTCCGACGACCACCACGCGCACGCCGTCCGCCTGCACGAGGCCGGCAGCGTGGTCTGGGGCCGCAGCCGCGACCACCAGCGCAGCGCCACCATCGGCGACCTGTTCGACGCGGCCGGCCTCGACCACGACCCGGACCTGCTCGACGCCTACTACGCGTTCTGGGAGCCGCACACCCTCACTGACCCCGAGGTCGGCCCGCTGTGGCGGTGGCTGCGCAGCGAGGGGATCAAGGTCGGCGTCCTGTCCAACACGATCTGGCCGCGCGCCTGGCACCGCGGGTACTTCGAGCGCGACGGCGTCCTCGACCTCCTCGACGGCGACGTCTACACGAGCGAGGTCCCGTGGACGAAGCCCTCGCCCGAGGCCTTCCGCGCGGCCATGGACGCCGTCGGCGTGACCGACCCCGCCGCCTGTGTGTACGTCGGCGACCGGCTCTTCGACGACGTCTGGGGCGCGCAGAACGCGGGGATGCGGGCCGTGCACGTCCCGCACAGCACCATCCCGGCCGACCAGGTGGGCCACACCGAGGGCGAGCCCGACGCCGTCGCGCACCGCCTCTCCGAGCTGCCCGGACTGCTCGCTCCCTGGCGCTGA
- a CDS encoding proline--tRNA ligase, producing MLMRMSTLFVRTLREDPSDAEVPSHRLLVRAGYIRRAAPGIYTWLPLGLAVLRKIEGIIRDEMNGIGAQEVSFPALLPREPYEATNRWTEYGEGIFRLKDRKDADYLLGPTHEEMFTLLVKDMYSSYKDLPLSLYQIQTKYRDEARPRAGLLRGREFTMKDSYSFDVSDAGLEVSYQNHRDAYVRIFDRLGFDYAIVKATAGAMGGSKSEEFLAKAEVGEDTYVRCTHCDYAANVEAVQVRPPAPTSYDALPAAHAEPTPDTPTIDTLVAHLNAAYPREDRPWVAGDTLKNVVVVLKHPDGTREPLAIGLPGDREVDQKRLEGQLEPIEVEPMDEAEFAKHPALVKGYIGPGALGEESKSGIRFLLDPRVADGTRWVTGADVHGSHVIDLVAGRDFTADGTIEAAEVRDGDACPNCTEGTLETARGIEMGHVFQLGRKYADALDLKVLDENGKLVTVTMGSYGIGVTRAVAAIAEDTLDEIGLCWPRHVAPADVHVVAAGKDEAVFAAADELVAGLTAAGLDVIYDDRAGKISPGVKFKDAELIGVPTIVTVGRGVADPDNKVIEIKDRRSGERQEVALGDAVAALTAIVRG from the coding sequence GTGCTGATGCGGATGTCGACCCTGTTCGTTCGGACCCTGCGCGAGGACCCCTCGGACGCGGAGGTCCCGAGCCACCGGCTGCTCGTGCGCGCCGGCTACATCCGCCGCGCCGCGCCGGGCATCTACACCTGGCTGCCGCTGGGCCTGGCCGTGCTGCGCAAGATCGAGGGCATCATCCGCGACGAGATGAACGGGATCGGCGCGCAGGAGGTGTCCTTCCCCGCGCTGCTGCCGCGCGAGCCCTACGAGGCGACCAACCGCTGGACCGAGTACGGCGAGGGCATCTTCCGGCTCAAGGACCGCAAGGACGCCGACTACCTCCTCGGTCCCACGCACGAGGAGATGTTCACCCTCCTCGTCAAGGACATGTACAGCTCCTACAAGGACCTGCCGCTGAGCCTCTACCAGATCCAGACCAAGTACCGCGACGAGGCGCGGCCCCGCGCAGGCCTGCTGCGTGGGCGCGAGTTCACGATGAAGGACTCCTACTCCTTCGACGTCAGCGACGCGGGCCTCGAGGTGTCCTACCAGAACCACCGCGACGCCTACGTCCGGATCTTCGACCGGCTCGGCTTCGACTACGCCATCGTCAAGGCCACCGCCGGCGCGATGGGCGGCTCGAAGTCGGAGGAGTTCCTCGCCAAGGCCGAGGTCGGCGAGGACACCTACGTCCGCTGCACCCACTGCGACTACGCCGCCAACGTCGAGGCCGTGCAGGTCCGCCCGCCCGCGCCCACGTCGTACGACGCACTGCCGGCTGCCCACGCCGAGCCGACCCCCGACACCCCGACCATCGACACGCTGGTCGCCCACCTCAACGCGGCCTATCCCCGCGAGGACCGTCCGTGGGTGGCCGGTGACACGCTCAAGAACGTCGTCGTCGTGCTGAAGCACCCCGACGGTACCCGCGAGCCCCTCGCCATCGGCCTGCCCGGCGACCGTGAGGTCGACCAGAAGCGGCTCGAGGGCCAGCTCGAGCCGATCGAGGTCGAGCCCATGGACGAGGCCGAGTTCGCCAAGCACCCCGCGCTGGTCAAGGGCTACATCGGGCCCGGAGCGCTCGGCGAGGAGAGCAAGTCCGGTATCCGCTTCCTCCTCGACCCCCGGGTCGCCGACGGCACCCGCTGGGTGACCGGCGCCGACGTCCACGGCTCCCACGTCATCGACCTCGTGGCCGGCCGCGACTTCACCGCTGACGGCACCATCGAGGCCGCCGAGGTCCGCGACGGCGACGCCTGCCCCAACTGCACCGAGGGCACGCTCGAGACCGCCCGCGGCATCGAGATGGGCCACGTCTTCCAGCTCGGCCGCAAGTACGCCGACGCGCTCGACCTCAAGGTGCTCGACGAGAACGGCAAGCTGGTCACCGTCACGATGGGCTCCTACGGCATCGGCGTCACGCGCGCGGTGGCCGCGATCGCCGAGGACACCCTCGACGAGATCGGCCTGTGTTGGCCGCGCCACGTCGCGCCCGCCGACGTCCACGTCGTCGCTGCCGGCAAGGACGAGGCCGTGTTCGCCGCGGCGGACGAGCTCGTCGCGGGGCTCACCGCCGCCGGCCTCGACGTCATCTACGACGACCGCGCCGGCAAGATCAGCCCCGGGGTGAAGTTCAAGGACGCCGAGCTGATCGGCGTACCGACCATCGTCACCGTCGGGCGCGGCGTGGCCGATCCCGACAACAAGGTCATCGAGATCAAGGACCGGCGCAGCGGGGAGCGGCAGGAGGTCGCCCTCGGCGACGCCGTCGCCGCGCTGACGGCGATCGTCCGGGGCTGA
- a CDS encoding DoxX family protein produces MTVPLTAKAVTGAFVASGVVHLVRPQVFEPLVPEQLPGGPRPWVTWSGVAELACAAGMLHPRTRRVAAYAGAALLAGVLPGNVKMALDAQRGDNAVLKAGTLARLPLQVPMIRAMLKAARAA; encoded by the coding sequence ATGACCGTCCCCCTCACGGCCAAGGCCGTCACCGGAGCCTTCGTCGCCAGCGGCGTCGTGCACCTCGTCCGCCCGCAGGTGTTCGAGCCGTTGGTTCCCGAGCAGCTGCCCGGCGGCCCACGGCCGTGGGTGACGTGGAGCGGTGTCGCCGAGCTGGCCTGCGCCGCCGGCATGCTGCACCCGCGCACCCGCCGGGTGGCGGCGTACGCCGGCGCGGCGCTGTTGGCCGGCGTGCTCCCGGGGAACGTGAAGATGGCGCTCGACGCCCAGCGCGGCGACAACGCGGTGCTCAAGGCCGGCACGCTGGCCCGGCTGCCGCTCCAGGTGCCGATGATCCGCGCGATGCTGAAGGCGGCACGCGCGGCCTGA
- a CDS encoding FAD-dependent oxidoreductase, which produces MAQLDRRTLLTSAGAVGAGAVLAGTGLAPAFAATPGKRVAVLGGGMAGLTAAHELVERGFEVTVFEPSAWGGKARSIPVAGTAAGGRADLPGEHGFRFFPGFYHHVPETMRRIPFGNGTVGDNLVAASGGKFLRSGDHADAFVFGIGPDPQQVLTVDGLRRFLRDTLGGSAVPPHELTYFVERLLVFLTSCDERRLGQWEKVSWWDFVGAAKRSTPYQKILAAGLTRNLVAAKETIASTRTIGNMGEAFVYNMMGRGNDGALDRVLDLPTNEAWIDPWLTYLRGRGVRFVAGQGLVRYETAGGRITAAVLADAAGATSRVEADWFVSAMPVERVVPTLTPDVLALDPGLQRLSALKTDWMVGIQFFLRAPVPITKGHITFIDSPWALTALTQGQFWADRVVSRDYGDGEVVDILSVDVSNWDAPGILYGKPAKECTRQEIADEVLAQIRDHHTAGDLLPEGIIHSWFLDPGVQWNAAAGRNTNETPLLVNTVDSWSSRPTARTRIPNLLLSGDFVQTDIDLATMEGANESARHAVNALLDEADSPAARAKTFTLYDPPEFALLKQADKVLYKLGRRNLLDLG; this is translated from the coding sequence ATGGCGCAGCTGGACCGTCGTACCTTGCTCACGTCCGCCGGTGCCGTCGGCGCCGGCGCGGTCCTCGCCGGCACCGGGCTGGCCCCGGCGTTCGCCGCCACTCCCGGCAAGCGGGTCGCCGTCCTCGGTGGCGGCATGGCCGGACTGACCGCCGCGCACGAGCTCGTCGAGCGGGGCTTCGAGGTGACCGTCTTCGAGCCGTCCGCCTGGGGCGGCAAGGCCCGCAGCATCCCGGTCGCCGGCACCGCCGCGGGTGGTCGCGCCGACCTGCCGGGCGAGCACGGCTTCCGCTTCTTCCCCGGCTTCTACCACCACGTCCCGGAGACGATGCGACGGATCCCGTTCGGGAACGGGACCGTCGGCGACAACCTGGTCGCCGCCAGTGGCGGCAAGTTCCTGCGCTCCGGCGACCACGCCGACGCCTTCGTGTTCGGCATCGGGCCGGACCCGCAGCAGGTCCTCACGGTCGACGGCCTGCGCCGGTTCCTGCGCGACACGCTCGGCGGTTCCGCCGTACCTCCGCACGAGCTCACCTACTTCGTCGAGCGGCTGCTCGTCTTCCTCACCAGCTGCGACGAGCGCCGGCTCGGGCAGTGGGAGAAGGTCAGCTGGTGGGACTTCGTCGGCGCGGCGAAGCGGTCCACGCCGTACCAGAAGATCCTCGCCGCCGGCCTCACCCGCAACCTGGTCGCGGCCAAGGAGACCATCGCCAGCACCCGCACCATCGGCAACATGGGCGAGGCCTTCGTCTACAACATGATGGGTCGGGGCAACGACGGCGCGCTCGACCGGGTGCTCGACCTGCCGACCAACGAGGCCTGGATCGACCCGTGGCTGACCTACCTGCGCGGGCGCGGCGTCCGCTTCGTCGCCGGCCAGGGGCTGGTCCGCTACGAGACCGCAGGCGGGCGGATCACCGCTGCCGTCCTCGCCGACGCCGCCGGCGCGACGAGCCGCGTCGAGGCGGACTGGTTCGTCAGCGCGATGCCGGTCGAGCGGGTGGTCCCGACCCTGACTCCGGACGTCCTCGCCCTCGACCCCGGCCTGCAGCGGCTCTCGGCGCTCAAGACCGACTGGATGGTGGGCATCCAGTTCTTCCTGCGCGCACCGGTGCCGATCACCAAGGGGCACATCACCTTCATCGACTCTCCGTGGGCGCTCACCGCGCTGACCCAGGGCCAGTTCTGGGCGGACCGCGTGGTCTCCCGCGACTACGGCGACGGGGAGGTGGTCGACATCCTCTCCGTCGACGTCTCCAACTGGGACGCGCCCGGGATCCTGTACGGCAAGCCGGCCAAGGAGTGCACCCGCCAGGAGATCGCCGACGAGGTGCTCGCCCAGATCCGCGACCACCACACCGCCGGCGACCTGCTGCCCGAGGGGATCATCCATTCGTGGTTCCTCGACCCCGGCGTCCAGTGGAACGCCGCGGCCGGCCGCAACACCAACGAGACGCCGCTGCTGGTCAACACCGTCGACTCCTGGTCCAGCCGGCCGACCGCCCGCACCCGGATCCCCAACCTGCTGCTCAGCGGCGACTTCGTGCAGACCGACATCGACCTGGCCACGATGGAGGGGGCCAACGAGTCGGCCCGGCACGCCGTCAACGCGCTCCTCGACGAGGCCGATTCGCCGGCGGCGCGGGCCAAGACCTTCACGCTCTACGACCCGCCCGAGTTCGCCCTGCTCAAGCAGGCCGACAAGGTGCTCTACAAGCTCGGCCGGCGCAACCTGCTCGACCTCGGCTGA
- a CDS encoding TetR/AcrR family transcriptional regulator — protein MSTTEGLRRRLSASARRERIEAAAVEVFAARGYDAASVGEIAGAAGVSRTVLYDHFRSKRDLYLHVLDTQNAAMLAEVGAGITGAGAGRDRMRATVAAYLSFARQRPAARRILVDPIPTGDPELDRALRTFRTARTQAVATMLGPDLDRAGLPHGSTAAEVVVELLITGVDGVARWWQEHPAASLDEVTDVAARLLWAGVPHLGEVRT, from the coding sequence GTGAGCACCACCGAGGGCCTCCGCCGGCGGCTCAGCGCATCGGCTCGCCGCGAGCGGATCGAGGCCGCGGCGGTCGAGGTGTTCGCCGCCCGTGGGTACGACGCCGCGTCGGTCGGCGAGATCGCGGGTGCTGCCGGCGTCAGCAGGACCGTGCTCTACGACCACTTCCGCTCCAAGCGCGACCTCTACCTCCACGTCCTGGACACCCAGAACGCCGCCATGCTGGCCGAGGTGGGTGCCGGCATCACCGGGGCGGGGGCGGGCCGGGACCGGATGCGGGCGACCGTGGCGGCGTACCTCTCCTTCGCGCGGCAGCGTCCCGCCGCCCGCCGGATCCTGGTCGACCCGATCCCGACCGGCGACCCCGAGCTGGACCGGGCGCTGCGGACCTTCCGCACCGCCCGCACCCAGGCGGTCGCCACCATGCTCGGACCCGACCTCGACCGCGCGGGCCTCCCCCACGGCTCGACCGCGGCCGAGGTGGTCGTCGAGCTGCTCATCACCGGCGTCGACGGCGTCGCCCGCTGGTGGCAGGAGCACCCGGCGGCGAGCCTGGACGAGGTGACCGACGTCGCCGCGCGACTCCTGTGGGCCGGGGTGCCCCACCTCGGCGAGGTCAGAACATGA
- a CDS encoding GNAT family N-acetyltransferase: MLTTRHGVRVLAQADLPAFVALAGRDPVVNVFAIHRAHTTNLEPRWLGGEMWGRFDGGHLVAACHVAANLVPVQATPEDAEVFAGRALARRRTASTIVGPQDAVRAFWGHVGREWGQPRDVRWDQRHLVIDAEPLVAPDHGVRHGTPEDVPTLYPACVAMYTEEVGVSPELGGGGDLYRARVAQLVSRAWSFVRYDGDELVFKAEVACATPDAAQIQGVWVPPHRRGEGIATAGMAAVVRHVRARIAPSVSLYVNDWNHAARKAYERVGFTETARFATVMF, from the coding sequence GTGTTGACCACCCGGCACGGCGTGCGCGTCCTCGCGCAGGCAGACCTTCCCGCCTTCGTGGCCCTCGCCGGCCGCGACCCCGTGGTCAACGTGTTCGCGATCCACCGCGCCCACACCACGAACCTCGAGCCGCGCTGGCTCGGGGGTGAGATGTGGGGCCGGTTCGACGGCGGTCACCTGGTCGCGGCGTGCCACGTCGCCGCCAACCTGGTGCCGGTGCAGGCCACGCCCGAGGACGCGGAGGTGTTCGCGGGACGTGCGCTGGCCCGGCGTCGTACCGCCTCGACGATCGTGGGGCCGCAGGACGCCGTCCGCGCGTTCTGGGGCCACGTCGGCCGGGAGTGGGGGCAGCCGCGCGACGTTCGTTGGGACCAGCGCCACCTCGTCATCGACGCCGAACCACTGGTCGCGCCCGACCACGGGGTGCGACACGGCACGCCCGAGGACGTCCCCACGCTCTACCCGGCGTGCGTGGCGATGTACACCGAGGAGGTCGGGGTCTCGCCCGAGCTCGGCGGGGGAGGCGACCTCTACCGTGCCCGGGTGGCCCAGCTGGTCAGCCGGGCCTGGTCCTTCGTTCGGTACGACGGCGACGAGCTGGTCTTCAAGGCCGAGGTGGCCTGTGCGACCCCGGACGCCGCCCAGATCCAGGGGGTGTGGGTGCCACCGCACCGGCGCGGCGAGGGGATCGCCACGGCCGGGATGGCCGCGGTCGTGCGGCACGTGCGGGCCCGCATCGCGCCCTCGGTGTCGCTCTACGTCAACGACTGGAACCACGCGGCCCGCAAGGCCTACGAGCGGGTCGGGTTCACCGAGACCGCGCGCTTCGCGACCGTCATGTTCTGA
- the ispG gene encoding flavodoxin-dependent (E)-4-hydroxy-3-methylbut-2-enyl-diphosphate synthase, which yields MTSISLGMPEAPPPVLAPRRRTRQIRVGKVGVGSDHPISVQSMTTTLTSDVNTTLQQIAELTAAGCDIVRVACPSQDDADALPEIAKHSQIPVIADIHFQPKYVFAAIEAGCAAVRVNPGNIKKFDDQVKEIAKAAQEHGTSIRIGVNAGSLDKRLLEKYGKATPEALVESAVWEASLFEEHGFRDFKISVKHNDPVVMVRAYELLAEQGDWPLHLGVTEAGPAFQGTIKSATAFGALLSRGIGDTIRVSLSAPPVEEVKVGIQILQSLNLRPRKLEIVSCPSCGRAQVDVYTLAERVTAGLDGLEVPLRVAVMGCVVNGPGEAREADLGVASGNGKGQIFVKGEVIKTVPEAEIVETLIEEAMKIAESMEPVEGAEATVSVS from the coding sequence ATGACGTCCATCAGCCTGGGCATGCCCGAGGCGCCCCCGCCGGTGCTCGCTCCCCGCCGCCGGACCCGCCAGATCCGGGTCGGCAAGGTCGGGGTCGGCAGCGACCACCCGATCTCGGTGCAGTCGATGACCACGACGCTCACCTCCGACGTCAACACCACGCTCCAGCAGATCGCCGAGTTGACCGCCGCGGGCTGCGACATCGTCCGCGTGGCCTGCCCGAGCCAGGACGACGCCGACGCACTGCCGGAGATCGCGAAGCACAGCCAGATCCCGGTGATCGCCGACATCCACTTCCAGCCGAAGTACGTCTTCGCGGCGATCGAGGCCGGCTGCGCCGCCGTCCGGGTCAACCCGGGCAACATCAAGAAGTTCGACGACCAGGTCAAGGAGATCGCGAAGGCGGCCCAGGAGCACGGCACCTCGATCCGGATCGGCGTCAACGCCGGCTCGCTCGACAAGCGGCTGCTGGAGAAGTACGGCAAGGCCACCCCGGAGGCGCTCGTCGAGTCCGCCGTATGGGAGGCGAGCCTGTTCGAGGAGCACGGCTTCCGCGACTTCAAGATCTCGGTCAAGCACAATGACCCGGTCGTGATGGTCCGTGCCTACGAGCTGCTCGCCGAGCAGGGCGACTGGCCGCTGCACCTCGGCGTCACCGAGGCCGGCCCCGCGTTCCAGGGCACGATCAAGTCCGCCACTGCCTTCGGTGCGCTGCTCTCGCGCGGGATCGGCGACACGATCCGGGTCTCGCTCTCGGCGCCGCCGGTCGAGGAGGTCAAGGTCGGCATCCAGATCCTGCAGTCGCTCAACCTGCGCCCACGCAAGCTCGAGATCGTCTCCTGCCCGTCCTGCGGCCGGGCCCAGGTCGACGTCTACACGCTCGCCGAGCGGGTCACGGCCGGCCTCGACGGGCTCGAGGTCCCGCTCCGCGTCGCGGTCATGGGCTGTGTCGTCAACGGCCCGGGCGAGGCGCGCGAGGCCGACCTCGGCGTCGCCTCCGGCAACGGCAAGGGCCAGATCTTCGTCAAGGGCGAGGTCATCAAGACCGTCCCCGAGGCCGAGATCGTCGAGACCCTGATCGAGGAGGCGATGAAGATCGCCGAGTCGATGGAGCCGGTCGAGGGCGCGGAGGCCACGGTCTCGGTCTCCTGA